The region AAGGTTGGCTCGGTCGCGTGACCAAGCCCAATGGCGAGGGCACATCGAATGTTGGTGTGATTCAAGGTGGAGATGCGACCAACGTGGTGACACCCGAGGTGAAACTTCGGGCGGAAGCGCGTAGCCACAATTCAGAGTTTCGGACCGAGATTGTCCAAACGATCGAGAAAGCGTTCCAGTGGGCTGCGGCAGACACCTGTAACAATGCGGGGACCGCCGGCCAATGTGAATTTACTTCGCGCGTTGACTACGAAGCGTTTGCACTCGCGGACGACGATCCTTCGGCTCAAAAGCTCGAAGCGTTGCTCCAAGCTATGGGGCGATCTTCCTATCGCAAGGTTGCCGGTGGTGGTTTAGATGCCAATTGGTTGAACCACCATGGGATTCCCGCAGTGACCGTTGGCTGTGGACAACAGAACATCCACACCGATAGTGAAAAGCTTGACATCAACGATTATTTGGCTGCCTGTCAAATCGCATCGACGTTGATCTGTAATCCGATTTCACAATAGTGCCGCGGGCGTAGCGATGACGAACGACGACCAAGACGTTTGCCTATGCTTTCACGTTTCGCGTCGGAAAATCGAAAAGTTTATCCGAACGACGAAACCCAAAGCGGTCTCACAAATTTCGGAATGCTACGGTGCGGGCACCGGCTGTGGTTGGTGCCGTCCGTTTCTAACGAGACTTTGGCAATCCGAAACACCGGAATCCGAAGCGTTGCCCACTGCGGAGCAATACGCCCAGCAACGCGCGATCTATCGCAAGAACAAAGATTCGTGATCGTTCAGGCCCACGATGACGAACGTCAGCAGTGGCACGGACCAACCGGTACAATGAACCCGATCGTGGATAACTTGATACTGGGTTCTATCGATAGACGAGGTCGGTTATGTGTCGCGTCTGGTGGCTGGCATTGCTTCTGTGCGGATGTTCTATCTGTCTGACGATCGAATCGGGCAAAGGCTTTGCGGATGAGACTACGGACAAAACTGCAGACGAACGTTCGCTGCAAAAAGAAGCTCGCCTAAAATTTATCCAAGCAACAGCGGAGAGCTTTCAACTCGCTCTCCGCGATGCCCCGGAAAAGCGGCTGAGTTTGGACGAGCAACCCTTGCTGCGATACACCAATCCGGTCCGTAACTTCTTTACCGACGGCGTTGTCCTACTTTGGCGATATGAATCCGAACCGGTTTTGATGGGCGCTGTTTCGGTCCGCGGCAATGGTGCGGTCTTTTGCGAATTCACCGCACTGTCATCGTTGCAGATGTCCGGCGACCTTGGGCTGCGTCGCCAATGGACACCGGAAAAGACAACTCAGGTGGATGTACCGATCGATGTGGACGGCCCTGCTACCCCAGATTTAAAACGTCAAGCTTTGCTGATGAGACGGTTGATCCGTCGATTCTCGGTCTGGATGTATGAAGCAGAAGACGAAAACAATAAGCAGAAACTAAGACTGTTGAGCAACCCGCTGGTTCAATGGACCGACGAAAAAACGGGTTCGTCGATGATGTGTTTTGGCTTCACCGAAACAAATGACCCTGAGGGTTTGGTGATCTTAAGATACAACTCGAAACCAGAATCGGGGCAAGCAACATGGACCTACACGCTTTCCCGGATGACATCACGCCCGTTGACTTTCGAACTTGACAATCAGCCTGTTTATGAAGTCAAGCCATACTGGGGCCAGCCACAATCCAACACCGATAGCTATTTGGAGCGAAGACTGAAGGACTATGAAGAATAGGAATCGACCCACTGTGTTTGATGCCACTGTTTGTGCGTCCGGTCGGAGTGTCTCATTTATTCTGGGCAGCATGATCGCATGCTTTGCATTCAGCCAGCCCGTTGCGTTCGGTCAAAGCGAGTTCGGTGAAACAGTTCGGCCGCCGAATATCATTTATGTGATGGCTGACGATCTGGGGTACGGTGACTTGGGCTGCTATGGGCAACAACAAATTAAGACGCCCAATCTGGATCGCATGGCGTCCGAAGGGATTCGGTTTACGGATCACTATGCAGGTCACACCGTCTGTCGCCCTTCACGTTTAGTGCTTTGGACCGGAAAGCATGTCGGCAGCACAAAGTTGATGGGCAATCGTCCGCGATCATTGACCGGGACCGAAACGACGGTTGCAAAGCTCCTGCAGAATGCTGGCTATGTCTGTGGCGGTGTCGGGAAATGGGCACTCGGAAACGTCGATTCGCCAGACCAGATCGATAACCCTGGGCATCCCAACAGAAATGGTTTCGACTATTGGTTTGGTTATATGAACCAGAGCCAAGCACACAATTATTTCCCTCTGTACCTTTGGGAAAATGACCGCCAAGTTCCCCTGCCGGGTAATGAGCTACTGAAGGACGATCTGGCCCGGGGCCGAGTTTCTTCGAAGCGGGTGACCTACTCGCATGATTTGATCACCGAAGCGGCGATGAACTTTATTCAACGCAACTATCGTCAGCCGTTTCTGCTGCACATCCATTGGACGATCCCACATGCCAATAACGAAGGTGGTCGTGTACTGAAGGACGGCATGGAGATTCCCAGTTATGGTGAATATGAACAGCAGGACTGGCCAAATCCGGAAAAGGGCTTCGCCGCAATGGTGACGCGCATGGATCGTGATATGGGGGATCTGTTTCAACTGCTAAAAGATCTTTCGATCGATGAAAACACCATCGTCTTTTTCACATCCGACAATGGGCCGCACCGTGAAGGCAACCATGACCACGAATTCTTTGATTCCAACGGAGTTCTAAAAGGCTTCAAGCGATCGATGCATGAAGGTGGAATCCGCGTGCCGATGATTGCACGATGGCCTGGTAAAGTTGACGCGGGTGTCGATTCTGATTTGCCGTCAGCCTTTTGGGACTATCTGCCAACCGCATGCGACTTGGCGGGTGTAGAGGTACCGGAACAAGTCGACGGGATTTCGTTTTTGCCCACACTGGTTTCAGAAGGTCAACAGGAACGACACGAATACCTTTACTGGGCCAGCCAGGAAGGTGAGACAACCGTCGGGATTCGCCAGGAACAGTGGAAGCTGGTTCGCTATCGCCGAGACAAACAGGGACAACCCGATTGGCGATTGTATAACTTGCATAGCGACCCCGGCGAACAACATGACGTCGCCAGTCAGCACGCTGATGTGGTTGAACGTATGATCAACGCGGTCCAGTCGGACCAGTTGCCATTGATTGCCGAGAAGTGATCGAGGTCGTCTTCGTCGAGACGTCTAGAATTGCCGGATCAGCTTGTGTGGCAAATCCGACTCCCGGATCAAAATGGGATTCGGTTTCTTTTGCTGAAACACAACGTACCGCAATCGAGACGGGCCCGTCAGCGAAATGTTTTTCTGTTCGCTGTGCTCGAGAATCACTGCTAACTGTTCAACGGTGACTTGGCGATAGGCGTGTTTTGCCAACACTTTTTGAAGATCCACCCAAGATCGCCCTTCCATTTTCGGATTGACGTTTGGCGGTGGCCAGGGGAATTGCTGGGCCAGCAATTCGGGTTCGATCGCCAGTACGGTTGTGGCAACTTCACGGCGAGAATCAAACCAGCGGATCAGTTCGCTATGTGACTT is a window of Stieleria sp. JC731 DNA encoding:
- a CDS encoding arylsulfatase, which encodes MIACFAFSQPVAFGQSEFGETVRPPNIIYVMADDLGYGDLGCYGQQQIKTPNLDRMASEGIRFTDHYAGHTVCRPSRLVLWTGKHVGSTKLMGNRPRSLTGTETTVAKLLQNAGYVCGGVGKWALGNVDSPDQIDNPGHPNRNGFDYWFGYMNQSQAHNYFPLYLWENDRQVPLPGNELLKDDLARGRVSSKRVTYSHDLITEAAMNFIQRNYRQPFLLHIHWTIPHANNEGGRVLKDGMEIPSYGEYEQQDWPNPEKGFAAMVTRMDRDMGDLFQLLKDLSIDENTIVFFTSDNGPHREGNHDHEFFDSNGVLKGFKRSMHEGGIRVPMIARWPGKVDAGVDSDLPSAFWDYLPTACDLAGVEVPEQVDGISFLPTLVSEGQQERHEYLYWASQEGETTVGIRQEQWKLVRYRRDKQGQPDWRLYNLHSDPGEQHDVASQHADVVERMINAVQSDQLPLIAEK
- a CDS encoding bacterioferritin-associated ferredoxin, which encodes MTNDDQDVCLCFHVSRRKIEKFIRTTKPKAVSQISECYGAGTGCGWCRPFLTRLWQSETPESEALPTAEQYAQQRAIYRKNKDS